In a single window of the Silurus meridionalis isolate SWU-2019-XX chromosome 8, ASM1480568v1, whole genome shotgun sequence genome:
- the pals1a gene encoding protein PALS1 — protein sequence MQNMSLVSLPSVAHNFPRELHACTMTTSHMNGHVSESEERATGTSDTSDSSGHWHREMAVDCPGDLGSRTLPVRRSAQLERIRQQQEDRRRREEEGRSRQDLEVNSSMRLKKLAQNPKLGIDNPTFETLEGPGALQGFSVAPRLLDLEELLMSLKQVQHSLSDAQSQEDVELVLHLVQKPDFQKAFNIHNAVALHMNRPSPPFPLTDCAQSLVHEVQAVLHNTSQKEGLDLSNLLNSPQMQALMLAHDGVAQQEMQIESTGPLDSPCETLTQWGGETVRIVRIEKAKDIPLGATVRNDMESVVISRIVKGGAAEQSGLLHEGDEILEINGVEIRGKDVNEVFDILAEMHGTLTFVLIPSLQTKFPPIKETVMHVKAHFDYDPSDDPYVPCRELGLCFQKGDILHIISQDDPNWWQAYRDGDEENQPLAGLVPGKAFQQQREAMKQTIEEDKEPEKSGKLWCAKKNKKKRKKLLYNANKIDDYDNEEILTYEEMALYHQPANRKRPIALIGPPNCGQNELRQRLLSSEPDRFGSAVPHTTRNRRDGEVHGRDYHFVSRQAFEMDSAAGKLIESGEFEKNLYGTSTDSVRQLINSGKICLLCLHTQSLKVLRSSDLKPYIIFIAPPSQERLRALLAKDNKNPKPEELRDIIEKAREMEQNFGHLFDAAIVNTDQDKAYQELLRLINKLDTEPQWVPSSWLR from the exons ATGCAAAACATGTCCCTCGTAAGCCTTCCATCTGTCGCTCACAACTTTCCACGTGAACTGCACGCCTGCACTATGACCACTTCCCACATGAACGGCCATGTAAGCGAGTCGGAAGAGAGGGCTACAGGCACCAGCGACACCTCGGACTCGTCCGGTCACTGGCACAGAGAGATGGCTGTGGACTGCCCAGGTGACCTAGGCTCCCGGACGCTGCCTGTCCGGCGCAGCGCCCAGCTGGAACGTATCCGCCAACAGCAGGAGGACCGCAGGAGACGGGAGGAGGAGGGCCGTAGCCGCCAAGACCTCGAGGTCAACTCTTCCATGCGCCTCAAAAAGCTGGCACAAAACCCCAAGTTGGGGATTGACAACCCCACATTCGAGACATTGGAGGGTCCTGGGGCACTGCAGGGCTTTAGTGTCGCACCACGACTGTTGG ACCTGGAGGAGTTGCTGATGTCTCTGAAGCAGGTACAGCACAGTCTGAGTGATGCTCAGAGTCAGGAGGACGTAGAACTGGTGCTGCACCTCGTACAGAAGCCTGACTTCCAGAAGGCCTTCaacatccacaatgctgtggcGCTGCACATGAACCGCCCCAGTCCTCCGTTTCCTCTCACAGACTGTGCACAAAGTCTTGTGCATGAG GTTCAAGCCGTGCTGCACAACACCTCGCAGAAAGAGGGTCTCGATCTGAGCAATTTGCTTAACAGCCCTCAAATGCAG GCGCTGATGCTCGCCCACGACGGCGTGGCTCAGCAGGAGATGCAGATCGAGTCTACAGGTCCTCTCGATAGCCCATGCGAGACCCTCACGCAGTGGGGAGGTGAGACCGTCCGGATCGTACGCATCGAGAAGGCCAAGGACATCCCGCTG GGAGCCACGGTGAGGAACGACATGGAGAGCGTGGTTATCAGTCGGATTGTGAAAGGAGGGGCGGCAGAGCAAAGCGGACTGCTTCACGAAGGCGACGAGATTTTAGAGATCAACGGGGTCGAGATCCGTGGCAAAGACGTCAATGAGGTGTTCGATATCTtg GCAGAGATGCATGGCACGTTGACCTTTGTTCTGATTCCCAGTCTTCAAACTAAATTTCCTCCCATTAAAGAGACTGTG ATGCACGTCAAAGCTCATTTTGACTACGACCCTTCCGACGATCCGTATGTACCATGCCGGGAGTTGGGTCTCTGCTTCCAGAAGGGGGATATTTTACACATCATCAGCCAGGACGACCCTAACTGGTGGCAGGCTTACAGAGATGGAGATGAAGAGAACCAGCCTCTTGCAGGACTGGTGccag GTAAAGCCTTCCAACAGCAAAGAGAAGCCATGAAACAAACAATAGAAGAGGATAAAGAGCCGGAAAAATCAG GGAAGCTGTGGTGTgcaaagaagaacaagaagaagcgAAAGAAACTGTTGTACAACGCAAATAAGATCGATG ATTACGACAACGAGGAGATTCTTACCTATGAGGAGATGGCTCTGTACCACCAGCCAGCCAATCGCAAACGACCCATCGCTCTGATCGGACCTCCGAACTGCGGGCAGAATGAGCTGAGACAGAGACTGCTCTCCAGTGAACCTGATCGCTTTGGAAGCGCCGTCCCTC ACACGACACGGAACCGGAGAGACGGCGAGGTGCACGGGCGCGACTACCACTTTGTATCGCGCCAGGCCTTCGAAATGGATTCTGCAGCAGGAAAGTTAATTGAGTCGGGAGAGTTCGAGAAGAACCTCTACGGCACCAGCACCGATTCTGTGCGGCAGCTCATCAACAGTGGCAAGATCTGCCTTCTGTGTCTGCACAcccag TCCTTAAAGGTATTGCGCAGCTCCGACCTCAAGCCCTATATCATCTTTATCGCACCCCCATCCCAGGAACGACTGCGTGCCCTCTTAGCAAAAGATAACAAGAACCCAAAG CCTGAGGAGCTGAGGGACATCATCGAGAAAGCAAGGGAGATGGAGCAGAATTTCGGCCACTTGTTTGATGCCGCTATCGTGAACACCGACCAGGACAAGGCTTATCAGGAGCTGCTGCGCCTCATTAACAAACTGGACACCGAGCCTCAGTGGGTTCCCTCATCTTGGCTGCGCTGA